In Sulfitobacter sp. M39, the following proteins share a genomic window:
- the pncB gene encoding nicotinate phosphoribosyltransferase — MVDIASRVWNHKWKIDPIVRSLIDTDFYKLLMCQSVFRNKPETQVTFSLINRSKHIPLADLIDEGELREQLDHIRSLSLSRGESTWLRGNTFYGKRQMFRPDFMEWFENLRLPPYHLERKGDQYELTFEGSWPEVMLWEIPALAVLMELRSRAVLDRMGRFELQVLYARGMTRVWEKIEALREIPDLSIADFGTRRRHSFLWQDWCVQAMQEGLGDAFTGTSNCKIAMSREVEAIGTNAHELPMVYAALAKDDAALAQAPYDVLQDWHDEHEGNLRIILPDTYGTKGFLDNAPDWLAGWTGIRVDSGDPAVAAQTAIDWWKSRGEDPSEKRVIFSDGLDVAKIKELHRQFAGKVKASFGWGTLLTNDFRGLVPDDALAPFSLVCKAVKANGSPTVKLSDNPNKAMGPQSEIDRYKRVFGVGDQAAQKVIV, encoded by the coding sequence ATGGTCGACATTGCAAGCCGCGTCTGGAACCACAAGTGGAAGATCGACCCTATCGTGCGGTCCCTGATCGATACGGACTTCTATAAGCTGTTGATGTGCCAGTCGGTTTTTCGCAACAAGCCGGAAACACAAGTCACATTCAGCCTGATCAACCGTTCCAAGCATATCCCGCTGGCCGATCTCATTGACGAAGGCGAGCTGCGCGAACAGCTTGATCACATCCGGTCACTGTCACTCAGCCGTGGGGAAAGCACTTGGCTGCGCGGCAATACCTTTTACGGCAAGCGCCAGATGTTCCGCCCCGATTTCATGGAATGGTTCGAGAACCTGCGCCTGCCGCCCTATCATCTTGAGCGTAAGGGCGACCAATACGAGCTAACATTTGAAGGGTCGTGGCCCGAGGTGATGCTGTGGGAAATCCCCGCGCTTGCCGTCCTGATGGAACTACGCAGCCGCGCCGTGCTGGACCGTATGGGCCGGTTCGAGCTGCAGGTGCTCTATGCGCGCGGCATGACCCGTGTCTGGGAAAAGATCGAAGCCCTGCGGGAAATTCCCGATCTGTCCATCGCCGATTTCGGCACCCGTCGCCGCCATTCGTTCCTGTGGCAGGATTGGTGCGTGCAGGCCATGCAGGAAGGCTTGGGCGACGCCTTTACCGGTACGTCAAACTGCAAAATCGCCATGAGCCGAGAGGTAGAGGCGATCGGCACCAACGCGCATGAACTGCCGATGGTCTACGCCGCATTGGCTAAGGACGACGCCGCACTTGCGCAAGCGCCCTATGACGTTCTGCAAGACTGGCACGATGAACACGAAGGCAACCTGCGTATCATTCTGCCGGATACTTACGGCACGAAAGGCTTTCTGGATAACGCGCCCGACTGGCTGGCGGGCTGGACCGGCATCCGCGTCGACAGCGGGGATCCGGCGGTGGCGGCACAGACCGCGATCGACTGGTGGAAGTCCCGCGGCGAAGACCCCAGCGAAAAGCGGGTTATTTTCAGCGACGGTCTGGATGTCGCAAAGATCAAGGAACTGCATCGCCAGTTTGCGGGCAAGGTCAAAGCCTCCTTTGGGTGGGGCACCTTGCTGACAAATGATTTCCGCGGGCTGGTGCCTGACGATGCGCTCGCCCCGTTTTCGTTGGTGTGCAAAGCGGTAAAGGCGAACGGCAGCCCGACGGTGAAGCTGTCGGATAACCCTAACAAAGCAATGGGCCCGCAGTCAGAGATCGACCGGTACAAACGTGTCTTTGGCGTCGGCGATCAGGCGGCTCAAAAAGTTATCGTCTGA
- the arfB gene encoding alternative ribosome rescue aminoacyl-tRNA hydrolase ArfB, whose amino-acid sequence MLRITDEIAIQDWELTESFMRASGPGGQNVNKVSSAVELRFEAATSPSIPTPVKNRLRRLAGRRWTTEGALVLQCDETRSQVRNREIIRERLKELITAALKPPKKRIPTRPTLGSKKRRLKAKKTRGEVKALRGRVDPPE is encoded by the coding sequence ATGCTGCGGATCACGGACGAGATTGCCATTCAGGACTGGGAGCTGACGGAAAGCTTCATGCGTGCCTCCGGGCCCGGCGGTCAGAATGTGAACAAGGTCTCAAGCGCCGTGGAACTGCGGTTCGAGGCCGCGACCTCCCCTTCTATTCCTACGCCGGTCAAAAACCGTCTGCGCAGACTCGCGGGCCGTCGCTGGACGACCGAGGGCGCGTTGGTGCTGCAATGTGACGAAACCCGAAGTCAGGTCCGCAACCGCGAGATTATCCGCGAGCGCCTGAAGGAACTGATCACCGCGGCGTTGAAACCGCCCAAAAAGCGTATCCCGACACGCCCCACGCTCGGCTCGAAGAAACGCCGGCTGAAGGCGAAAAAGACGCGGGGCGAGGTGAAGGCGCTGCGCGGGCGGGTTGATCCGCCGGAATAG
- a CDS encoding NAD(P)/FAD-dependent oxidoreductase, with protein sequence MKRIFNDFAYTDAPRENCWWDQTCAPADRSALEGDVSCDVAIVGGGFTGLSAALRLAEAGYSAVVLENRYVGWGASGRNGGFCCLGGGRLSDAALDKLAGREDRLRFRAAELAAINFVDALITRHGIDVDRHSDGEIELAHRPKDMEDFRTRAREVRENYGLEARLIDPADFAPHGLSGPFHGALHIPAGFALNPRKYVIGLAAAAEKAGAVIYHDTPALEVRQAAQGHDVRTPKGRVLAQKVIVATNGYSSEDLVPGLSARYMPTQSTVLVSRPLTEAELDAAGWKSDYMSADTRNLLHYFRLMPDRRMLFGMRGGLVTGKAAEARAIARVRRDFEKFFPAWKDVETPYQWSGMVCLSRAQMPFVGKLPDPGAVYASLCYHGNGVAMGSYSGGLVADLVMGKPIDRPYPQVMQKRLRKFELGRLRRLLMPFAYLGFALSDH encoded by the coding sequence ATGAAACGAATATTTAACGATTTTGCCTATACAGATGCGCCAAGGGAAAATTGTTGGTGGGATCAAACCTGCGCCCCTGCCGATAGATCTGCGTTGGAAGGTGACGTATCCTGTGACGTGGCGATTGTGGGCGGCGGCTTTACAGGGCTCTCTGCCGCGTTGCGCCTTGCGGAGGCTGGATATTCGGCGGTCGTGCTGGAAAATCGATACGTCGGCTGGGGCGCGTCGGGCCGCAATGGGGGCTTCTGCTGCCTTGGGGGCGGACGGCTAAGTGATGCCGCGCTGGACAAGCTTGCGGGGCGCGAGGATCGGTTGCGCTTTCGCGCGGCTGAGCTAGCGGCGATCAACTTTGTTGATGCGTTGATCACGCGGCATGGGATCGACGTTGACCGCCACTCCGACGGGGAGATCGAGCTGGCGCATCGGCCCAAAGATATGGAGGATTTCCGCACGCGCGCCCGCGAGGTGCGAGAAAACTACGGGCTAGAGGCGCGGCTTATTGATCCCGCAGATTTCGCGCCGCATGGGCTTTCGGGGCCGTTCCACGGGGCACTGCATATTCCGGCGGGCTTTGCGCTGAACCCGCGGAAATACGTGATCGGCCTTGCCGCGGCGGCGGAAAAGGCGGGTGCGGTGATTTACCATGATACGCCTGCGCTTGAGGTGCGGCAGGCGGCGCAGGGTCACGACGTTCGAACGCCCAAGGGCAGGGTGCTTGCACAGAAAGTGATTGTCGCTACCAACGGGTATTCCTCGGAAGATTTGGTGCCGGGGCTGTCTGCGCGCTATATGCCCACGCAGTCGACCGTCCTTGTGTCCCGCCCCCTGACCGAGGCAGAGCTTGATGCCGCGGGGTGGAAGAGCGATTATATGTCCGCAGATACGCGCAATTTGCTGCATTATTTCAGGCTGATGCCGGATCGCCGGATGTTGTTTGGCATGCGCGGCGGCTTGGTGACGGGCAAAGCGGCAGAGGCGCGCGCCATTGCGCGTGTGCGCCGCGATTTCGAAAAGTTTTTCCCGGCGTGGAAAGACGTTGAGACACCCTACCAATGGTCGGGTATGGTATGTCTATCGCGCGCGCAAATGCCCTTTGTCGGCAAGCTCCCTGACCCCGGTGCCGTCTATGCAAGCCTTTGTTATCATGGGAATGGTGTTGCAATGGGTAGCTATTCGGGCGGGCTGGTCGCGGATCTGGTGATGGGCAAACCCATCGACCGGCCCTACCCTCAGGTCATGCAAAAGCGGCTGCGAAAGTTCGAGCTGGGGCGCTTGCGCCGGCTTCTGATGCCATTTGCCTATCTTGGTTTTGCGCTGTCAGATCACTAG
- a CDS encoding ABC transporter permease: MRRASWFNITSLTLGFAFLYLPMILLVIYSFNSSKLVTVWAGFSTKWYGELLQNEAFLNAAMVTLKVAVASSTLATVLGTMAAYILVRGGRFAGRTLFSGMIYAPLVMPEVITGLSLLLLFIGIGLDRGTLTIVLAHTTFSMCYVSVVVSSRLVTFDRSLEEAALDLGCSPFDAFRLVTLPIIAPAVISGWLLAFTLSLDDLVIASFTTGPSSTTLPIKIWSAVRLGVSPEINALSTIMIGIVTFGVITASLVSKRKAIRAQRDVQAAERAAV, translated from the coding sequence ATGAGACGCGCAAGCTGGTTCAATATTACGTCGCTCACCCTCGGGTTTGCTTTTCTTTATCTGCCGATGATCCTGTTGGTCATCTACAGTTTTAACAGTTCGAAACTGGTGACTGTCTGGGCCGGTTTCTCGACCAAATGGTACGGCGAGCTGCTTCAGAATGAGGCATTTCTGAATGCTGCGATGGTAACGCTGAAGGTCGCGGTGGCATCCTCTACGCTGGCAACGGTGTTGGGGACGATGGCGGCATACATCCTTGTGCGCGGGGGGCGGTTTGCAGGGCGTACGCTCTTCTCTGGCATGATCTACGCGCCGCTGGTCATGCCGGAGGTGATTACCGGCCTGTCGCTGTTGCTTCTGTTTATCGGGATCGGGCTGGATCGGGGGACGCTGACCATCGTGCTGGCACACACGACCTTTTCGATGTGCTACGTGTCAGTGGTCGTGTCATCGCGGCTGGTGACTTTTGACCGATCGCTGGAGGAAGCGGCACTGGACCTTGGCTGTTCGCCTTTCGACGCCTTCCGTTTGGTGACCTTGCCGATCATCGCGCCGGCGGTCATATCGGGATGGCTGTTGGCGTTCACGCTCTCGCTGGACGACCTTGTTATCGCTTCATTTACCACGGGCCCGTCCTCCACAACCCTGCCGATCAAGATCTGGAGCGCGGTGCGTCTTGGCGTCTCCCCCGAGATTAACGCATTATCAACCATCATGATCGGTATCGTGACATTCGGGGTTATCACGGCGTCGCTGGTCTCGAAGCGCAAGGCGATCAGGGCGCAACGCGATGTGCAGGCGGCAGAACGCGCCGCGGTATGA
- a CDS encoding nicotinate phosphoribosyltransferase → MKLTTTTLIATLMATGVSTAAMAQTSVDGAVGGAADVGSGISADVGASGSLSTDSTKNQAKDAVTDTGKTAQANYGQLIQELRAGAETDTQTQAEIDAFDTDAKLDVVTVSELKASKQGTTTALDDALDAQAEAVDDMRASVDANADLSAELEAEGFTSEEVVAVRGNGMGGLTLIVDDRG, encoded by the coding sequence ATGAAACTTACGACCACAACACTGATCGCGACCCTGATGGCCACCGGCGTTTCCACCGCAGCGATGGCACAAACCTCTGTTGATGGTGCCGTTGGCGGCGCAGCAGACGTAGGGTCGGGCATCAGCGCTGACGTTGGCGCATCCGGTTCACTATCCACCGATTCCACCAAAAACCAGGCCAAAGACGCCGTGACAGATACAGGAAAAACCGCGCAGGCAAACTATGGTCAGTTGATCCAGGAACTGCGCGCCGGTGCCGAAACGGACACGCAGACCCAAGCTGAAATTGACGCTTTTGATACCGACGCCAAGCTGGATGTTGTGACCGTGTCAGAGTTGAAGGCGTCCAAACAGGGCACCACAACCGCGCTGGACGACGCGCTGGACGCACAGGCCGAGGCCGTTGACGACATGCGCGCATCTGTTGATGCCAATGCTGATCTGAGCGCAGAGCTGGAAGCCGAAGGCTTTACCTCGGAAGAGGTCGTGGCCGTGCGCGGTAACGGTATGGGCGGGCTGACGCTGATTGTTGACGACCGCGGCTAA
- the trhO gene encoding oxygen-dependent tRNA uridine(34) hydroxylase TrhO yields the protein MYTIAALYHFSRFDAPDALRPPLIALCAQHDVKGTLLVAAEGINGTIAGPRAGIDAVIAHIRALPGCADLEWKESTATTPPFGKMKVRLKREIVTMGQPDVDPLAKVGHYVDPADWNDLIGRDDVAVIDTRNDYEVAIGTFDGAIDPETQSFGEFPAWWEANKDRFHNKKIAMFCTGGIRCEKSTNYLIGQGVEDVFHLKGGILKYLEDVPEEQSSWKGDCFVFDNRVSVGHGLKEGPHMLCHGCRRPILPEDTAKPGYEAGVSCPQCVGETSDADKARFRERQQQMTLAKARGETHRS from the coding sequence ATGTATACCATTGCCGCCCTCTATCATTTCAGCCGTTTTGACGCGCCTGACGCCCTGCGCCCGCCGTTGATTGCGCTTTGTGCGCAGCATGACGTCAAAGGCACGCTGCTGGTCGCCGCCGAAGGCATCAACGGCACCATCGCCGGCCCCCGTGCGGGGATCGACGCGGTCATTGCGCATATCCGTGCCCTGCCGGGCTGCGCCGATCTTGAGTGGAAGGAAAGCACCGCCACAACGCCGCCCTTCGGCAAGATGAAGGTCCGCCTGAAGCGCGAGATCGTGACCATGGGTCAGCCCGATGTCGATCCGCTGGCCAAGGTCGGGCATTACGTCGATCCCGCTGATTGGAACGATCTGATCGGTCGCGACGATGTTGCCGTGATCGACACGCGCAATGATTATGAGGTCGCGATCGGCACCTTCGACGGGGCCATCGACCCGGAAACCCAAAGCTTTGGCGAATTCCCCGCCTGGTGGGAGGCGAATAAGGACCGGTTTCACAACAAGAAAATCGCGATGTTCTGCACCGGCGGTATCCGGTGTGAGAAATCGACGAACTACCTGATCGGCCAAGGGGTGGAGGATGTGTTCCACCTCAAGGGGGGCATCCTCAAGTACCTTGAAGACGTCCCCGAAGAGCAAAGCAGCTGGAAAGGCGATTGCTTTGTCTTTGACAACCGCGTCAGCGTTGGTCACGGGCTGAAAGAAGGGCCGCATATGCTGTGCCATGGCTGCCGTCGCCCGATCCTGCCCGAAGATACCGCAAAGCCCGGATACGAGGCCGGCGTCAGCTGCCCGCAGTGCGTCGGCGAAACCTCTGACGCGGATAAGGCGCGGTTCCGCGAGCGCCAGCAGCAGATGACGCTTGCCAAAGCGCGCGGCGAAACCCACCGCAGCTGA
- a CDS encoding UDP-glucose dehydrogenase family protein produces MKIAMIGTGYVGLVSGVCFSDFGHEVVCVDKDPSKIEKLEKGIVPIYEPGLDDLMAKNVAAGRLSFTGDLAGAVDGADAVFIAVGTPTRRGDGHADLTYVMAAAEEIASVLTGYAVIVTKSTVPVGTNRQVKQVVAKANPNADFDVASNPEFLREGAAIDDFMRPDRVVVGTQNERAEQVMKDIYRPLSLREFSIMSTDLESAEMIKYAANAFLATKITFINEIAALCERTGADVKMVSKGMGLDNRIGSKFLHAGPGYGGSCFPKDTQALARMGQDHSVPMQLTETVIKVNDEVKRRMIDKVVDICGGSVNGKTIAVLGVTFKPNTDDMRDSPSLTIVPSLVGNGAKVRVVDPQGKREGEALLPGVSWLEDAYKAAQNADALVILTEWNEFRALDLKRMAKRMATPAMADLRNIYSPKDAKRAGFSAYVSIGREGFGA; encoded by the coding sequence ATGAAGATTGCGATGATTGGCACCGGCTATGTCGGTTTGGTCTCGGGTGTTTGTTTCTCGGATTTCGGACATGAAGTTGTCTGTGTCGACAAAGACCCGTCTAAAATCGAGAAGTTGGAAAAGGGCATCGTCCCGATCTACGAACCTGGCCTTGATGACTTGATGGCCAAGAACGTTGCAGCGGGTCGTCTGTCTTTCACCGGGGATCTTGCCGGCGCAGTGGATGGTGCGGATGCCGTGTTTATCGCGGTTGGGACGCCGACCCGGCGCGGGGACGGGCATGCGGATCTGACTTACGTCATGGCCGCCGCAGAAGAGATCGCCTCTGTCCTGACGGGTTATGCGGTGATCGTCACCAAATCGACTGTGCCTGTGGGCACCAACCGTCAGGTCAAACAGGTCGTCGCCAAAGCCAATCCCAACGCCGATTTCGATGTCGCGTCGAACCCCGAATTCCTACGGGAAGGGGCTGCGATTGACGACTTTATGCGCCCCGACCGCGTGGTTGTAGGCACGCAGAATGAACGCGCCGAACAGGTGATGAAGGACATCTACCGCCCGCTCTCGCTGCGCGAGTTTTCGATCATGTCGACGGATCTGGAAAGCGCAGAGATGATCAAATACGCCGCCAACGCGTTTTTGGCGACCAAGATTACCTTTATCAATGAAATCGCGGCCTTGTGTGAACGCACTGGTGCGGATGTGAAAATGGTGTCGAAAGGCATGGGGCTGGATAACCGGATCGGGTCCAAGTTCCTGCATGCGGGCCCGGGCTATGGCGGTAGCTGCTTCCCAAAAGACACGCAGGCCTTGGCGCGGATGGGGCAGGATCATTCGGTGCCGATGCAGCTGACCGAAACCGTGATCAAGGTGAACGACGAGGTTAAACGCCGGATGATCGACAAGGTTGTCGACATCTGTGGCGGGTCGGTAAACGGCAAGACCATCGCGGTGCTGGGGGTAACGTTCAAGCCCAACACCGACGATATGCGCGACTCTCCCAGCTTGACGATTGTGCCATCGCTGGTCGGCAACGGGGCCAAGGTGCGTGTGGTTGATCCGCAGGGCAAACGCGAGGGCGAAGCCTTGCTGCCGGGCGTGTCGTGGCTGGAGGATGCCTATAAGGCCGCACAAAATGCGGATGCGCTGGTCATTCTGACGGAGTGGAACGAATTCCGCGCGCTGGACCTCAAGCGGATGGCCAAGCGCATGGCGACCCCTGCGATGGCAGATCTGCGCAATATCTACAGCCCGAAAGATGCCAAACGCGCCGGTTTCTCGGCCTATGTCTCTATCGGGCGCGAAGGGTTCGGGGCTTAA
- a CDS encoding MarC family protein — translation MLEWPNLLRELITLFVVIDPIGSLPVFLFATANVPQRLHKSFALRAVLVAGLVLLGFLAGGQYLLENLGLRLGSFQVAGGIILFLFALSMIFGDPKPTQEIEAAERDHLAGAVFPLAMPSIASPGAMLAIVILTDNHTNQISDQLVTAGLLVVVLLFTLVLLLLAGRIGHLMGTTGASVISRVMGIILATVAVDATLGGLDALDILNIAPVEDAPLSAE, via the coding sequence ATGCTGGAATGGCCCAATCTCTTGCGAGAGTTGATTACACTGTTTGTCGTGATCGACCCTATTGGCAGCCTTCCCGTCTTTCTTTTCGCGACGGCCAATGTGCCACAACGACTGCACAAAAGCTTTGCGCTGCGGGCCGTGCTGGTGGCCGGACTTGTCTTGCTTGGGTTTCTGGCGGGCGGGCAATATCTGCTTGAGAACCTTGGGCTGCGGCTGGGGTCGTTTCAGGTCGCGGGCGGGATTATCCTGTTCCTCTTCGCGCTCAGCATGATTTTCGGCGACCCGAAACCGACACAGGAAATCGAGGCAGCAGAGCGGGATCATCTCGCCGGTGCGGTCTTTCCGCTCGCCATGCCGTCTATCGCCTCTCCCGGAGCGATGCTGGCGATTGTGATCCTGACTGACAATCACACCAACCAGATATCAGACCAGCTGGTCACGGCGGGCCTGCTGGTGGTCGTGCTGCTGTTCACGCTTGTGCTTCTGTTGCTCGCAGGGCGGATCGGTCACCTGATGGGGACCACAGGCGCCAGCGTGATCAGCCGCGTCATGGGGATCATTCTGGCGACCGTCGCGGTGGATGCCACGCTTGGCGGGCTGGATGCGCTGGATATCCTCAACATCGCCCCCGTCGAAGACGCCCCGCTTAGCGCAGAGTAA
- the pncA gene encoding bifunctional nicotinamidase/pyrazinamidase, with product MTHALIVIDVQNDFCPGGALAVTDGDAIVDGINALMGQADAVVLTQDWHPAGHSSFASSHADKAPFEVTQMPYGAQVLWPDHCVQGSDGAAFHPQLDQTRADMIIRKGYNPAIDSYSAFFENDHKTPTGLEGYLRTRGITKLTMVGLALDFCVNFSAVDAAKLGFDVEVRLDLCRAIDLDGSLSAAREAMTTAGVTLR from the coding sequence ATGACCCACGCCCTGATCGTGATTGATGTGCAAAATGATTTCTGCCCCGGCGGAGCCCTTGCGGTGACAGACGGCGACGCGATCGTCGACGGGATCAACGCGCTGATGGGGCAGGCGGATGCGGTGGTTCTGACGCAGGATTGGCATCCGGCGGGCCATTCCTCCTTTGCGTCATCCCATGCGGATAAGGCGCCGTTCGAGGTAACGCAGATGCCCTATGGCGCGCAGGTGCTGTGGCCGGATCATTGCGTCCAAGGCAGCGACGGGGCTGCGTTCCATCCGCAGCTGGATCAAACCCGTGCCGATATGATCATTCGTAAAGGGTATAACCCCGCCATCGACAGCTATTCTGCGTTCTTCGAAAATGACCACAAAACGCCTACCGGGCTTGAAGGGTATTTGCGGACACGCGGCATAACCAAGCTGACGATGGTAGGTCTGGCGCTTGATTTCTGCGTTAACTTCTCCGCCGTGGACGCGGCGAAGCTGGGCTTTGATGTCGAGGTCCGTTTGGACCTGTGTCGTGCAATTGACCTGGACGGGTCGCTTTCTGCCGCGCGCGAGGCGATGACGACGGCGGGGGTTACTCTGCGCTAA